One segment of Vulpes lagopus strain Blue_001 chromosome 8, ASM1834538v1, whole genome shotgun sequence DNA contains the following:
- the LOC121496993 gene encoding olfactory receptor 12-like, translating to MPSHSNGNLSMVYFQDFVLEGFKGGLETQALLFAVFLALYMVTVLGNLLMIIVITLDARLHSPMYFFLKNLSFVDLCYSSVIAPNALANFFSSSKVITFAGCATQLFFFSLLVTTEGFLLGVMAYDRFMAICSPLRYPITMCQSACTRLVLGAYCGGCLNSVVQTSFTFHLPFCSSNRINHFFCDVPPLLQIACGNTAINELLLFGICGLIIVALTIVILISYGYITVTILRMRSGAGRRKIFSTCGSHMTAVTLFFGTVFVMYAQPGAIESMEQGKVVSVFYTLVIPMLNPLIYSLRNKDVKEALRGLGQKHMAMWRMC from the coding sequence ATGCCATCCCACAGTAATGGAAACCTCTCCATGGtctactttcaagattttgtgCTGGAGGGATTTAAAGGTGGTCTGGAGACCCAGGCCCTGCTCTTTGCTGTGTTCCTGGCCCTGTACATGGTGACTGTCCTGGGCAACCTCCTCATGATCATCGTTATCACCCTGGATGCCCGCCTGCACTCCCCAATGTACTTCTTCCTCAAGAACCTCTCCTTCGTGGACTTGTGCTACTCATCTGTCATCGCCCCCAATGCACTGGCCAACTTCTTCTCCTCATCCAAGGTCATCACCTTTGCAGGATGTGCCACCCagttattctttttctccctgctGGTCACAACTGAAGGTTTCCTCCTGGGTgtcatggcctatgaccgcttcATGGCCATCTGTAGCCCCTTGCGCTACCCCATCACCATGTGCCAGTCTGCCTGCACTCGCCTGGTGCTGGGCGCCTACTGTGGAGGCTGCCTCAACTCTGTAGTGCAGACCAGCTTCACATTCCACCTCCCATTCTGCAGCTCCAACCGCATCAACCACTTCTTCTGTGATGTGCCCCCTCTGCTCCAGATCGCCTGTGGCAACACGGCCATCAATGAACTTCTCTTGTTTGGCATCTGTGGGCTCATCATTGTGGCTCTGACGATTGTGATCCTCATCTCCTATGGCTACATCACAGTGACCATCCTGAGGATGCGCTCAGGAGCTGGGAGACGCAAGATCTTCTCCACCTGTGGCTCCCACATGACTGCAGTGACCCTCTTTTTTGGGACTGTTTTTGTCATGTATGCCCAGCCAGGAGCAATTGAGTCCATGGAGCAGGGCAAGGTGGTCTCTGTCTTCTACACGCTGGTCATCCCAATGCTCAATCCCCTCATCTACAGTCTGCGAAACAAGGATGTGAAGGAGGCCCTGCGGGGGCTGGGCCAGAAACACATGGCCATGTGGAGGATGTGCTGA